The DNA sequence ataaattagTGTAAATTCATTTCTCCATACAaagatatgtgtatacataatgAAGGGTGTATTTTTCGACTGATATGGTTCGAAAAATGCGTCACAAGAGCATATGTATACAGTAGTTGACGTACACGAGAAAGTTGGgagctcacaatcagtcgtAGACCGATATATGGGCGTCATAGGTTCGTGTTCGTTCAATTTGGAATTCAAACGGATCGATCCATCTTACCACCCCAGAATTCAATCACTGCCATTTGTTTGGTAAATCAGTCCCACAGGAGTTGTTGCCTGGGCAAGCTGGAGTGCCGGTAAACACTCATATTATGCATGAGTTCTTTGTGTTTGCCCGGCTTCGTGGTGCCTGCTTAATGCAAATTTGTGCAATATGCGACGAGATTGAAAGGAAGGAAAATATCAACTGTATTAGAAGTAGTGACAAATTTCTGGTATGTGAGTAATTGCTCGTTTGTAATTTGAATCCCTGCATTGAAGTGACGTGTAGGTACATGGTCGGATTTTGCGTCAGAAGCCAGACTCGGGTTACCACTCATCTCGCTCCTACCGGTCTCTTAATCCGGCTATATTGGATTCTGAAACACCGACAAGACACtcggggggtgggggtgggtgaATCAAGGTTCAAcgtgaaaagaaatatttcgcCACGCATCCAGAGTATATAGAGTCCGGGATTATGGGTCTTATGAGATTATTCGATGAACAATGAATACCCATGGATACGTGTGTAATTCATGTCACAGTGCCCCGAGAAATTCATAGATTTCATATCCAACCAAATTGCACTGAAGAATATGAGTATGAATTGACTAGGACCAGGGTGATTATCATGCTTTCCGACTCGAAACGACGTATTGCAAGTAGTTGGTGAGGATTCTATTTTACACTGCGATAGTTACCATCATGCCCATGTTATCGAATaatcaaagaagaaaagaatagaaagaaaggaaagaaggcGGTGACACATTTTCAGCGACGTTGTATACTACATGTATTGCACGCGCGCGTGACACGCTGACACGTTATAAAAATACGAGGAGAGTCGAGACTCGGATATAGCGAGTATCAGGGGGGTAGAGCGACCGTAATCCCCCATACAATAATATTTCTCTTTTCCGTTTTGTACTTTGTGAGTCAATTTGAAACATGAATCGTATAATAATTCGGTAAAGCCGAGGAAAATACGACACAGACGTTGCGCATTCGGGAAAGCGCGTTAACGGCCTCCATCCCTTCTTTCTACCGTCAAGGTCTTACATCGGTAGACGTTACATCTTCGCGTATATCGTCCTGCATAACGATTAGACCTACAGTGCCTGAGATAATGATAGTCAATGTTAGCTTGAAACATTAAATTTAATGCGAAagcattcaaaatttcgattattttcatgCAGTAAATACATTGCatacaaatattaaaaatttaaatgcaGGCTATTATACTTACGTATTGAATAtcctattttcatttcacaataCAGTACGAGCTTATACAACGTGTGGTTGAATTTATTCACGTGGCTAAGTCCACCCTGAGCCTAAATCTCGCGGAGCAGAGCCGTGGTGGAGCTCCCTGGTTGAGAACGGAGACAGAACTCGTTGCAATTCCGATGAGTCCCGGCTGATCCGTGCTTCATACATATTGTGATTGCCATTACTTTCCGGCGAGAGCTCTGTACCTGTATATTCGTGCACATGGTAGCTGTGCTTCGTAGACTTACACGtgcgaaatttatattttgtcggtacgtaggtacgtactcACATACATACaggaatacatatatgtatagtcggAGCCCGTGTCATATTTTACTTACACGAACGAATACGCTACGCTGTGGAGAATAGATAAATTATTCTTAGAACAGTTACCTTTTCGATTTCCGTcggttatacctacatacttgattggaataaattttttcatcaaagtaAAGATCGGATCCGTGACTGACTAACAAAATGTATGtggaatattattttgattacAGCACTATTCTCCCTGACTTTCTAGTAGTACCATAAAACCCAACTCACTAGAATTCGAAGCTTCTGCTAATCGTGTGACGAATCGTTCCGTGATCGCTACGGCTCGGGGTGTATCGggataatattaattaagCAGACAGCATGTGCGGATCTGGTCCTGACGCGACTGCCGCAGGGCGTTTGTCACGGGGCACCTTCGAGTGTTGCAGCCCTGTCCGATACATGCTAAGTAGTATATAAGAATGAATCGCTTTATCGAGTGGAATAATGTCAGAGTGGAGCCTGGCTCGCTTTATTCCTTCCGTCCTATTAGACTTTCAGACGATCCTGGTCCGACTTCTACTCCCTGAAACTGCAGCTGCGCATTGTCCATTTGGATATTGGTCTGTGCGTGTGCAATTTTGCGCATTGGTTTGATGTTGTGATGCAAAGCTCCGGGAAAACGACGTTATCCAGGGAAGGATATTCGCCAAGTGAAATCCTGTAGCTCATATACACGCCGAGGGGCGAGAATCCATGGATGTATCCTTCGCGACTGTATCTCATCCTCCCCCGGTCCGCATGCCACGACCGAGAGCAACCCCTTGTCCCGACGCTTCTTTATGCCTGGGTCCGGGAGAGTAGCACTCTCAAagtgttattttatttcatatattttgaaaGGGCGAGCGGAAAGTGCTCGGAAATTGAGTGTGCCTCCAGAATGGCGGTGTCGGCCGGGACCTACGTACGTTGCTGGTTCTTcgagagaagaagaatgaCCCGGAAGCTGGCTGCAGGCCGATGAAAACGGTGGTAAGAGTAAAGGGGGTGAAACAGCAGGGGATAAAATTACCCCCTCTTCCCACCACCGCTTGAAAGAAAtcggagagagagaaagagagagttcaagatcTAATGCGCGATCGCCTCCGTAAATTCACCTTTTTTCCTAATTCCCTCCACATGACGCACCCACGTCTTCTCTACCAACGTCCGTCgttctatgtatacatataatgccgATACGAATTCCACAGTTCGCGGCCGACGAATGCGGGGGACCAGtgagaggagaaaagaaaacagaggAGCTCCGAGGAGGCTTGGTAGGTATAAAGAGAAGCTGCGCTACAGCGACAGATCCTTCTTGGCGGCAGGCATCAAGGGGGTCCGTCTTGTCGCTCGTCCCAGCAGCGAACAATTACTCGAGCGTGAGTGCATAAataagccccccccccccccaccccccccccccctcaccctGCCCCTTTCCCGGAGAAACTGGATTTGCATTTGCGTGAGGTCAAGGAACGCGTGGGGCCTCTCAGGCGAGGTGGAGGTGGCAGAGGGGGGATGTTGGCGAGGAGAATAGCGGCGTTATCAACGCGTCTGAACGAGACGAAGCATCTGGCGATGGTTATACATGTATCTGGCATGTAGGGTGGAGGTACGTCTTTGATGTTGCAGGAGGAACTAACCGACTGATAGAGTGGAAGCCGGGAGGACAAGAAGTCGGATCCAGCTCGATGCAGGGGAGTCTTCTTTCGTCGAGCCGAACCCCAAAGAACCGAGCTGATCTGAATGCAACGCGCGTATTTCACTCCCCTCAGCTGAACGGCAACCCGTCAATAAAGCAGCAACGCAACAAGCCCCGAAATAAAAAGTCACGCGTTTGCAAAAACTCGATTCGCTTGAGGGACCAGTGGGGACCCGGGTCCACCCGCCCTATAACCACCCGACGATATACGTGCCTTTGAGAACAAGATGAATGAAACTGTAAACCCGGGACCTTGTgacctttcttttttctgcttctgttcccttttttttttcttcggcaccgttatctttttctttttccttttcatttttatcttcctGTGCGTCATCATCTTCACgttcatcctcatcctcgtccTCATCCTTATTCTCAGCCTCATCCTCATtctcatcttcatcttcattctCATCTTtatcttcctcttcttctttttttagatTTCACCCCTCAGGCTACAGCCGTCCTTTTGTATGGTGCTCACTAAAAggagtcgaaaaaatttcctgacTTTTCTCTGACTACGCGAGCATGAACCATGAGTGCTATTCCGATTATTTGATAAATGAAGTTGCAAATCAAAAGGTATGCAAAAAAGTGTTGACTATTCATTCAATGGTCACTGGATTAAACATGCTAAGAAAAAATGACATACAGGTTTGCTTTTTTATGGGTAAAGCTGTATTCTCTCAAGTTCTCCCCCGCTAGAAATTCTCTgactaattaaaaaatgttctgACGTTTTTCCACCATGATTTccctgattatttttcaaattccttgcgattttttctcgaattctTGGTTTTTTTCCTGACCAGTGATCACCGTATCTTGGCCTTTGCTCACCCAGCTACAACATTCGTTTGGTTTGACTTGAGAGTATGGCTTACGAACGACCACGTTGAAAACCATCGAAGGCATTTCCCAGTACTTTTTATTACCGTATTTAGGCAAACCCGTGTAAATTGGTTTTGCAATTACCCGCTCTTAGACTGAGACGATTCCGTAAGGGTTAACGATGGAAAGTTACATATAAGATACGGTAAGTATGCCAGATGTAACTTCAGTTACCTACCTGCCGGTGAAGCATAATTCGCATCGTTAACCTTCAAGGAATCCTGCCGGTATAAGAACACAAAACGGCAAAGGAACAGTTTTGGTATCTCTGCACGCAGGTGGAGAGAACAGAGTCGCAAAGGAACGTGGTCGGCGAGCGTGACATGCTCGACGCCAAGTCCCTGGCGACGAGAGTCGAAATAGAAAACAGTGGCAATACCCTTGAGTGGTCCGTCGGGGGTGCGAAGGGTATTTGGTTTCTGAAGGGGACAACGCCTCGCTCTAGTCGCGAATGCATATTCAGGGGCCGGCCGGCCATCCACCCAACCAATGGTACCGTTCCTTTTTCTCCTGCCGCCACTGCCACTGCATCTTTGCCAGGAGCGTAGAAGGTGAAGATTGCCGAACGATATTTGCAATCATCTTTACTTTCAgagattattttaattttcacactCGTTTTGTGCTCGACTTCTCCATCAGTCGTACTCATTGCAGGACTTCTGGCATATTTGTCcacaaagtttttattttttaattaaaacgtCATGCAAATGTATATATCACAACCGTTTCAACCATTCGTTGGTAAAAAAATCTACCATCGCCATGCAGTCGATTTTGAAACAGACGATCGTATTTGCGTCTATCTTGAATCATCGAAATGTTCGCCAGACAAATACGGCTGGAGTGTGGAATGTGACTTGCTCATGCCAATGTACCTTATATCAGTATATGTGAGAACAATATACGTATTTGCTGACGTTTACACGAAGTATATCATAGTTGTCAAAGGGTCGGCAGAATAGTCACTGCTCGTGGAGTTTGGTGATTATCGGATCGCCGACCGCGTTGGCTGCCTCGATTTTGAAGTGAGCGCAGGCAGATGAGAGACAAGTTCTGTATTTCCTTGAGTCCATTGGCACGGCCCTGAATTCTGAGCGGGGTCCACGACAGTGGAAGGGCTCGCTGGATCAATAACAGAGAGCAGCTTTCGCGCATGCACCCCCAGGCACCCGCAGGCATCCTCGAAGCCCCGTGTTCGTCTTGCTACCCTCTCCGCCTCCCCCGCTGCTCTCCTTTCCATCTCCTTGGAACACGCCTCGTACCCCCATGCAACATTCATGACGCCATCAATATTACACGCGCGAAATAATAACCCATGCATTTATTACGTACGAGGACAGTCGTcggaagaggaaaaataaagagaagatCGCTGCTTTCGAGGCAATCAATGATAAGGGAATGCAATCCTTTaaatttcacgtgtttttACCGTTATATATTCTGTGAACAATAATTGATTCACGATGGCAATGGATATTGTTTCACTAGAGACAAAACTTGTAActggtgatatttttcggaTTATAATTGATTACAGATTGTGATGACTATTCTGATTGCACCTCCTCTGAAACGTTACTCATTTTGGctttatctgaaaaactttgTTAATCGTTAGCGTGAATGGTTTCTAATACcattgaaataatataaaaacgcTGGTATATGGAGTTTCTATTCCGAGCTCATAGACTTATCTGGAGTTTGTTTTACCTTAGATTTACTAATCGTTTAGATTGAATGGCATtaaatgtaacaaaaaaaaaaaatagcattaTGTTTTGATTGCCTCGTAGCTTTTAATGACAGTTGGAACTATTTTCTTGGAAAAAAGATTAATTTTTAGGATTGAAATATTGGTTTGTAATGCCACGCCGATACCGAGGAGAGACGCGGTGGCTGACTGCCGTCTATTACGATACTGTTTACAGTTAGTGATAGCACCGACGGAGTGAAGAGCACCGAAATGGCTTACTGGTTTGCCATAACAGTTGGCAATGACCTTTTTGCGATACGACGTGACCGACACAATCTCGCGATTATCTCGTAGCGCTTCCAATCCTCTGGTCAGTTATCATGAACGTATCGAAAGGCCGATAGTGAGACAGACACATTGCGTAGTATTGCGATGCACAGTTGAAATTTGCCAATACGCGATTCGCGCAAGCCTTAATACAATTGCAAAACGATACCTTCACTTGAATTAATTGCCGTGGTGAATAAGTATAGCGCGGCAGTGTGGTTGATTGATTGTCAGTGTTGACGTCACGTCACAAGATATAATTGCCATAGTTCATGATTCTGTTATTGAGGCACGAATGACAGAGCTGTGAATAGAATCAAAGAgataaatatcaaatttttggccGATAGTAGGTTACTTCTGCCACCATGTCAAGATACCGTATCAAGCTTCCAGTTGTCAACAAGGAATGGCGCAATTATTTTCTCAGGTGCGTAGTCCTAATTCTATAATCATGATTAGTGCTTTTCACGACAATTCTTACTAGACCTATATTGTACAGTAATTTCACACTGTTTTCAGCAGTTTCAactgttgaataataattgaacaatGATAAGTGATGGATTAGTGTTACGTGATCCGTTCAACGATACTGATTCATATCAGCCTGATTATGATATTTGTCACataaatttcaatgatttaaACAGGAACGTCAAGTCTTGTATTAATGGTCAAATAGGGAGATCGGTGATCGATGAAAGATTACGAATGGGATTAAATTCACCCGTTTACGTTACAGCACGCACTTCTTGGCTCCAGCGTTGAATTGGGCCATACCGATTTCTTCAATTCTTGACATGACAAAGGATCCGAAATACATTAGCGGTAACATGACAGTAGGTAAGGAACGCTTTTGAATGCTACTGGTTTTCACTTAACTTCCATCACACTTATAACATCGCTGGTCATTTAATGACAGAATGAACACACTTCTCATTGCCGCGGTATCTACATTTGACTTACGATGCGTCGGATGATATACGTTATTCTCTTGTTCATCGTCAGCTCTAGTTATTACGAATGTCAAGTTAATCAGAACTGATACTGTAACTAATCTCGATGAAATGGATTGCGCGCTTGGTTTCAAATCCTCTTGGCTCTTACTGCGGATCGGAATACTATCGTCGCTAGTTATTAGATCACTTTGATGGCACCTACTATTACTTATAGGTAAACAAATTTACATTCACAATTCTCCCGAATGTCACACTACTTGCATTTGAAATACCTTGTTGGCGTGTATTCGAATCTTGCCGATAATTTGGAAACTAATAATTTCAGCATTGAGTTTCTATTCGTTGATGTCGATGAGGTTTGCACTGAGGGTGAATCCGCGTAACATGTTGTTGTTCGCCTGTCACATTGTAAACATGAACGCTCAGCTGGTGCAGGGCTTTCGATACCTGCGGTATCACAATAAACTCAGCTTTCTTCCGGGCCCACTGATCAACCAGAATATCCGATCCAACGGCGAGGGCGTAGCTAACtgtcaaagaaaataaagggagagtagaagagaagaaagaaagaaagaaagaaaaagcagTGAAATCCGAAAGTTAAGGATGCATTCAACATtcattttgtataaattatcCATTAATAcaaattactattattataattgttatgCTTTGTGATGTATATGCTATTAATTCTTAGCACACATATACTGAATTTCCTACGAAAAGAATATGAGTCATTGTGACAAACTTATTACTTTGTGGCAGCGGATCCTGGCCACCATTCTGCACTGCTATTGGCGACGTATTGCTGTAAATAATACTGTAGGTGtgattaaaattaaacttttgcTTTATTTCCATTTGTGGTATAACCTATTAGTAAACCGACAAAAACTTATACTcaacaaatatatttcaccCCGGAGTCTTGCGCATAGAGCATTAAAAGAAACtaaatgctattttttttttaatttgtcttGGATCATTCGAACTCTTACAAGCCACGCTTGTAGCGTTGAGATGTTTTTTACTACAGACATGAGATGCCGTTTAACTAGCCGAACGTTGCCTAAAAATACCCAAGGGAAGCGTCTCAGTCATTGACACGCTTAGACCCAATTATTGAATCTTttatttgtcaaaattataaatttactgcacaaattgtgaatttctcgaTGACTAAAACAAATTGCTAAAGGACTAGACactagaaatttctttttttcgtaattctcGAACCAAGAGTCAAACATATACAACCGAAGAAGGTCAATAACTGGGACACCTACCTACATGTATAACGACTGTCAGGAATCGAGGAAATTGCAGTGACAATGACGTCACGCATGACGGTCACCTCGATCAGATGCAAGTATGCTAGAGCGAAAAAAAGTCGATTTACGAGAAGTGGCAGGggtagaaaaggaaaaaaagtaacgaaaaaaacGGGGGAAAAACGCTAATACGgccatatatatttattctcgGAGAGAGGCTGGTGGAGTTTTCGTTATACACCCCTACATATACTTGCGCTTACCGCGTATATGTGTATGATAAAGACAGGCACGCAGACTCATATATATGCGGCAGCCGGGCAATGATGGCTGCGACACCAGAGTGGCTTAGCATTTGTTATATAGCCAGAGTCCCCATAAAATGTGACCCCAAACGGACTAGCATCGGGGAAAAGTAAGTTATTACTTCGTTCATATATTCACGTAGTCGAGGATCGGGGGTGGCGAATAATTTAGCTATCGGCGCTGGCATAGCAGCCGCCAACTTCCTCCCCCCCGGCACCAACACCGACACCAGCAGTGACGTACGCAGAGGGTGATTCAGGTAGAGCCAGTCTAAGTCTAATGGAAGTTGTTTGACTCAAATTTCATTCGGAGAAACTTACAAGAGCTGACTAGAGATAATTCGAGGCATGGAATTTTAGAGATTAATGAATTGAGACGAATGAATTACTGTAAAAAGGTCTTTCAGATGTGTGAATCGTCAAGGATCCCAATTGATTACAcaagtttaatatttttcttgacCGACATTCTTTAAAACGAAAACTTAATCTCGCGTCTGTAAAACTGGCCATGAACAACGATCATGTAGCTGTTTGCGACCAAGGACTTGATCAATCAGAGAGTTGCCTTGTCTGCcagttttataatttcaccGCCATTATCTCGGGAGGTATGACCTTTTCAAGGTTCTCACATGATAGGAAAATTcctccaaatttttctcacgcaCTCCGATCCGTTTGCAAGGGCCTTCGACAAGTTGGTTGTATAAACGCAGGCTATACGGCCGTTACCGGTAGCGTCGATTGTCGATTCATATTACAGGAACAAGATCCGCGCGCTTCAAGAGCAGCTCTCTAATTCCTAGATGTCGAGAACTGATCAGGCATTCCAGGGTTTGCGGGGCTAGAGGACGGAGGATGGCTGGGGCATGGGTGGGATGACGAGGGGGAGGCGAAGGACGAGCGAGCGCCCGTCGTCTTTCAGCCGAAGTAGGTATAAGGCACTATCTCCGTAGCACAGGCTCCCCGCGAACCCTCGCGTGGGTCCCGAGGAGCTCGGTACGTCGGCGGAGGCAACCGCACGCTTCGCAGATCACAGGGAATACATGCGAGATCAGTCGCTGCTTCGGCTGATCGGCTTCCCGAAACAAACGAATCGCCCCGTTCCGTAGAACCAATAAAAATACCCGACATTCCCCAGGGCGAACGGCCGCTCCCTCCGCCTTCGCCTCCGCCTCTGCCGCTGCCTTCGTCTTCGTCTCCGTCTCCGTCGCCGTCGCCGTCTCCGTCTCCGTCTTCCTGTCCGCCTGCAGCTCCGATCCCTGCTGACGTATCCACCGCGGATATCTGGCCCGCCGCGTCTTCGTCCGCGTCCTCCGCTTGCCCATCAAAGACTAACTAAATATTTGCCGAGGTCTTCGCCAGGACTTCCACCCTCCTCATACCACCACTGTACCGATCCTTATATCCCTTCGCTCTTCTCATCGGCCCGCGAAGAGATTTGGACCCCAGCCAACCGGACCAGCAGGACCACCCGGAAGTTTAAACTGTACTCACCCCGACTCCAATCTTCGGTCCTTAGAATTTCTGGGATACCACTCTGGGTTGATAAGGGGACCTTGCGCTATACCTACTAGGGCTGATTGGAAAATGGGCAGCGGTAGCAGCATCGCCAATCTGGCTTATTTCATTTACGACCGTTGACGTACTATTGGAACAATCGCAATGCGAACAGTCTGCTGGCTAGGTTTGTTTGACCCTTCGAGGACGTCAGAGCTTAGAAAAAATCTCTGATTTCCGTTTGGCTGCCATCATTTTTGGAGATGCTTTCTTTCCTCGATAGATTCCAGGAGATCCTCTCGTCGCGTCACGTCGCGTCGCAGAGATTCTGGATTAGCATG is a window from the Diprion similis isolate iyDipSimi1 chromosome 6, iyDipSimi1.1, whole genome shotgun sequence genome containing:
- the LOC124407205 gene encoding mitochondrial pyruvate carrier 1-like is translated as MSRYRIKLPVVNKEWRNYFLSTHFLAPALNWAIPISSILDMTKDPKYISGNMTVALSFYSLMSMRFALRVNPRNMLLFACHIVNMNAQLVQGFRYLRYHNKLSFLPGPLINQNIRSNGEGVANCQRK